One window of the Acinetobacter equi genome contains the following:
- the ureG gene encoding urease accessory protein UreG, whose protein sequence is MTERSPLRVGIGGPVGSGKTALTLNLCHELREKYNMAVVTNDIYTKEDSNFLTRHEAMNPERIVGVETGGCPHTAIREDASINLAAIDDLCEKFEGLELIIIESGGDNLAATFSPELSDLTLYVIDVAGGEKIPRKGGPGITKSDLLIINKTDLAPMVGANLDVMDQDAKRMRGDKPFLFSNMKTKDGLNEIIEFIEKQGLFKA, encoded by the coding sequence ATGACAGAACGTTCCCCATTACGGGTTGGAATTGGTGGACCAGTCGGGTCTGGTAAAACTGCTTTAACATTGAATTTGTGCCATGAGTTGCGTGAAAAATATAACATGGCAGTTGTAACAAATGATATTTATACTAAAGAAGATTCAAACTTTTTAACACGGCATGAAGCAATGAATCCTGAACGTATTGTTGGTGTTGAAACTGGGGGGTGTCCACATACAGCAATTCGTGAAGATGCTTCAATTAATTTAGCAGCGATTGATGATTTATGTGAAAAATTCGAAGGTCTAGAGCTAATTATTATTGAAAGTGGTGGTGATAATCTTGCTGCAACTTTTAGCCCTGAGCTATCCGATTTAACGTTATATGTAATTGATGTTGCGGGTGGAGAGAAAATTCCGCGTAAAGGTGGGCCTGGAATTACTAAGTCTGATTTATTGATCATTAATAAAACTGATCTTGCACCCATGGTTGGCGCAAATTTAGATGTAATGGATCAAGATGCAAAACGTATGCGAGGTGACAAACCATTTTTATTTTCAAATATGAAAACGAAAGATGGGTTAAATGAAATCATCGAATTTATTGAGAAACAGGGTTTGTTTAAGGCGTAA
- a CDS encoding HupE/UreJ family protein: MKNLIQRLTSISLLFVPIFAYAHPGHYHEHEAGFWTGFIHPFTGLDHLMMALAFGVLMWTASKQWKLTGALSLIVALVVGFVLGAKTTVFTDFAEYGIVASLIILTVALWMKSRVIFPIAVAFLATFHGVAHGTELANQGHWLLQILGMLCAMSALYILGLILGKFIISYIPYGKKIVGTLAAIVAIIGLA; this comes from the coding sequence ATGAAAAATTTAATTCAACGATTAACTTCAATTAGTTTACTTTTTGTTCCAATATTTGCCTATGCTCATCCAGGGCATTATCATGAACATGAAGCGGGTTTTTGGACAGGGTTCATACATCCATTTACAGGTCTAGATCATTTAATGATGGCTTTAGCATTTGGTGTATTGATGTGGACAGCGAGTAAACAATGGAAGCTAACAGGTGCACTAAGCTTAATTGTAGCATTGGTTGTTGGTTTTGTTTTAGGTGCTAAGACAACTGTGTTTACAGACTTTGCGGAATATGGAATCGTTGCTTCACTGATCATTCTTACTGTCGCTTTATGGATGAAATCTAGAGTGATATTTCCTATTGCAGTAGCATTTTTAGCGACATTTCATGGTGTTGCACATGGTACAGAACTTGCGAACCAAGGACATTGGCTGTTACAAATTTTAGGAATGTTGTGTGCAATGAGTGCACTTTATATTTTGGGTCTAATTTTGGGCAAGTTTATCATCAGTTATATTCCTTATGGGAAAAAAATTGTAGGAACATTGGCAGCAATTGTTGCAATTATTGGTTTAGCTTAA
- a CDS encoding sulfite exporter TauE/SafE family protein: protein MAWLIFIFGAIVAGFIQGLTGFAFGLVAMSFWVWILAPQLAAPLVVFASLWGHIISLSSEKNLFQFHKSLILPYIFAGLIGVPLGTWLLEHVNASTFKFILGTFLMVWSPLMLFRPQIKIIENAGGIADIFIGFVGGILGGLGGFSGAIPSAWVMLKNMPKDKQRYIMRHFNFAIQICAILSYTIQGNLQSHLLPYFAVLIIAVSLPAIWGAKLFYKISAQQFNKIVLSLLFASGIFLTVSTFIIS, encoded by the coding sequence ATGGCCTGGCTCATTTTTATTTTTGGTGCAATTGTTGCTGGTTTTATTCAAGGTTTAACAGGTTTCGCATTTGGACTTGTTGCCATGTCATTTTGGGTATGGATTTTAGCTCCTCAACTTGCAGCACCTTTAGTCGTATTTGCTTCCCTATGGGGGCATATTATTTCTCTGAGTAGCGAAAAAAACTTATTCCAGTTCCATAAATCACTTATTCTACCCTATATTTTTGCAGGTTTAATCGGAGTTCCTTTAGGAACTTGGTTGCTTGAACACGTTAATGCTTCAACATTTAAATTTATTCTAGGGACATTTCTAATGGTTTGGAGCCCATTAATGTTGTTCAGACCCCAAATTAAAATCATAGAAAATGCTGGAGGAATCGCAGATATTTTTATTGGATTTGTTGGTGGAATTTTAGGTGGATTAGGTGGTTTTAGTGGGGCTATTCCATCTGCATGGGTCATGCTTAAAAACATGCCTAAAGATAAACAACGTTATATTATGCGCCACTTTAATTTTGCTATTCAAATCTGTGCAATCCTCAGCTATACCATACAGGGTAATTTGCAAAGCCATCTTCTACCTTATTTTGCAGTACTCATAATTGCTGTTAGTCTGCCTGCTATCTGGGGTGCTAAATTATTTTATAAAATTTCAGCTCAACAATTTAATAAAATTGTGCTTAGTTTATTATTTGCTTCTGGTATATTTCTCACTGTTAGTACGTTCATAATCAGCTAA
- the rsmD gene encoding 16S rRNA (guanine(966)-N(2))-methyltransferase RsmD, with amino-acid sequence MKNQLRIIGGDWKRRQLPFASIDGLRPTPDRVRETLFNWLMWDIQNTNVLDICAGSGALAFESLSRGASQVVMIEPNTSQTKFLKDNLELLKVTNQRAKLKIGTAQQTLPSLKEQFDLVFLDPPYSLNLWTELATLADPLIKIGGLIYVEADQDIGQLQLPSSWQQIKETKAGSVRAGLFKKTI; translated from the coding sequence ATGAAAAATCAACTCCGCATCATTGGTGGTGATTGGAAAAGACGTCAACTTCCTTTTGCGAGTATTGACGGTTTACGCCCAACGCCTGATCGTGTTCGTGAAACGCTTTTCAACTGGCTCATGTGGGATATTCAAAATACAAATGTATTAGATATTTGTGCAGGTTCTGGAGCACTAGCATTTGAGTCTTTATCACGAGGTGCAAGCCAAGTGGTTATGATTGAGCCAAATACATCTCAAACCAAATTTTTAAAAGATAATCTTGAACTTCTAAAAGTAACAAATCAGCGTGCAAAACTTAAAATTGGCACAGCACAACAAACATTACCAAGCTTGAAAGAACAATTTGATTTAGTTTTTCTAGACCCACCTTACAGCTTAAATTTATGGACAGAATTAGCTACTTTGGCAGATCCATTAATTAAAATAGGTGGACTTATTTATGTTGAAGCCGATCAAGATATTGGACAACTACAATTACCTTCATCATGGCAACAAATTAAAGAAACAAAGGCTGGTAGTGTAAGAGCTGGCTTATTTAAAAAAACAATTTAA
- the mrdA gene encoding penicillin-binding protein 2 produces the protein MKPNFPLKNVQQEKRIFRNRVFISIGIITFFLLILVVRYAYLQITSFDEFSTASDKNRIRLQPLAPARGYIYDRNGILLADNLPVFNATISRADVDDIDDTIRRLSPVLSLTEEDIERFKSRIKTARKTERVSIKLNLNETDIARFSEVKFLFPGVNIELQMTRYYPHGELFAHVIGYVGRINDKELKEIDKDAYAGTNLIGKIGVEKSYEQLLHGVPGNESIEADAHGNVLRHLGKKDPIRGNDLYLSLDYGLQVIASEQLAGRRGAIVALDPRTGEILALVSSPSFNPNLFVTGISNTDYSQLRDNLDQPLYNRAVQGAYPPGSTIKPMFGLGGIHYGYIDWKTQISDHGYFTLPGDSHRFRDHKKTGHGAVDLHKAQVVSCDTYFYILSYRMGIEKMNAWMRQFGFGAKTGIDLPSESTGLYPSPEWKLRTRNAKWLKGETISVSIGQGAFTSTPLQLAMATAITANQGAHITPHVLRESKGAKPYKVHNASDGQIQFNGQPEDWIKMREAMVDVVNSGTGRGIRTPMYSIAGKTGTAQVKSIAQGKKYNESLLTERQLDHGLFVGFAPAENPEIAIAVVWENGRHGGSAAQLAKPMFDYWLLTRKKNPIIPKGTHISGGLMTAGIKPSELPSGNQILSADPNATNPPQREASAATPASQAIVERD, from the coding sequence ATGAAACCGAATTTTCCACTTAAAAATGTGCAGCAAGAAAAGCGCATATTTCGCAATCGTGTCTTCATATCTATTGGTATTATTACTTTTTTCTTGCTAATTCTTGTGGTTCGTTATGCATATTTACAAATCACTAGTTTTGATGAATTTAGTACAGCATCAGATAAAAACCGTATTCGTCTACAACCCTTAGCACCAGCACGTGGTTACATTTATGATCGTAATGGTATTTTATTGGCAGATAATCTACCTGTTTTTAATGCCACAATTAGCCGTGCTGATGTAGATGATATAGATGATACTATTCGTCGCCTTAGTCCTGTATTATCACTTACAGAAGAAGATATTGAGCGCTTTAAAAGCCGTATAAAAACAGCTCGAAAAACTGAACGTGTTTCTATTAAACTCAATCTAAATGAAACAGATATTGCTCGTTTTAGTGAAGTGAAATTTTTATTTCCTGGCGTAAATATTGAACTCCAAATGACACGCTATTATCCACATGGGGAACTATTTGCTCATGTGATTGGATACGTTGGAAGAATTAATGATAAAGAACTCAAAGAAATTGATAAAGATGCCTATGCAGGAACAAACCTAATTGGAAAAATTGGTGTTGAAAAATCATATGAACAACTCCTACATGGCGTACCTGGAAATGAATCTATTGAAGCCGATGCGCATGGTAATGTTCTACGCCATTTAGGTAAAAAAGATCCAATTCGTGGAAATGATTTATATCTATCTCTCGATTATGGTCTACAAGTGATTGCAAGCGAACAATTAGCTGGTCGTCGTGGTGCTATTGTTGCTTTGGATCCTCGTACAGGTGAAATTCTAGCCTTAGTTTCAAGTCCTAGTTTTAATCCTAATCTATTTGTGACAGGAATTAGCAATACTGATTATTCGCAATTACGTGATAATTTAGACCAACCACTTTACAACCGTGCTGTTCAGGGAGCTTATCCTCCAGGTTCAACCATTAAGCCTATGTTCGGCTTAGGTGGAATTCATTACGGATATATTGATTGGAAAACCCAAATTTCCGACCATGGTTATTTTACATTACCTGGTGATAGCCATCGTTTCCGTGACCATAAAAAAACAGGACACGGTGCTGTAGATTTACATAAAGCTCAAGTTGTTTCATGTGATACCTACTTCTATATTCTTTCTTATAGAATGGGAATTGAAAAGATGAATGCTTGGATGCGCCAATTCGGTTTTGGTGCAAAAACTGGCATTGATCTACCTAGTGAAAGTACGGGCTTATACCCTAGTCCTGAATGGAAATTACGTACTCGTAATGCAAAATGGTTAAAAGGTGAAACTATTTCGGTCAGTATTGGTCAGGGTGCATTTACTTCAACACCATTACAACTTGCTATGGCAACTGCTATTACAGCAAACCAAGGTGCTCACATCACACCTCATGTTTTACGTGAGAGTAAAGGTGCTAAACCATATAAAGTACATAATGCTTCAGATGGTCAAATCCAATTTAATGGACAACCTGAAGATTGGATAAAAATGCGTGAGGCAATGGTCGATGTTGTTAACTCTGGTACAGGACGTGGTATTCGTACGCCAATGTATTCAATCGCAGGTAAAACAGGTACTGCGCAGGTAAAAAGTATTGCTCAGGGTAAAAAATATAATGAATCTTTACTTACAGAGCGTCAACTTGACCATGGTTTATTTGTTGGTTTTGCTCCAGCAGAAAATCCAGAGATTGCAATTGCTGTCGTTTGGGAAAATGGTCGCCACGGTGGTTCTGCTGCCCAACTTGCCAAACCAATGTTTGACTATTGGCTATTAACCCGTAAGAAAAATCCAATTATTCCAAAAGGAACACATATTAGTGGTGGCTTAATGACTGCTGGTATCAAACCAAGTGAATTACCAAGTGGTAATCAAATCTTATCCGCTGATCCAAATGCAACGAATCCCCCTCAAAGAGAAGCATCTGCCGCTACACCAGCAAGCCAAGCAATAGTAGAACGAGATTAA
- the adk gene encoding adenylate kinase, with amino-acid sequence MRIILLGPPGAGKGTQAQLICKRYNVPQISTGDMLRAAIREGTELGLKAKSVMESGGLVSDELIIGLVKERIAQPDCVNGCIFDGFPRTIPQAEALEKEGINIDHVIEIDVPDEEIVQRLSGRRQHPASGRVYHIVYNPPKVEGKDDETGEDLVQRPDDQEETIRKRLGSYHTETEQLVGFYQGRATAGENAPTYNKLNGLRPIEEVQTDLFAILDQSK; translated from the coding sequence ATGCGCATTATCTTACTAGGACCACCTGGAGCAGGTAAAGGTACACAAGCTCAGTTGATCTGTAAGCGCTACAATGTCCCACAAATTTCAACCGGTGATATGCTCCGTGCTGCAATTCGTGAAGGTACTGAATTAGGTCTTAAAGCTAAGAGTGTGATGGAAAGCGGTGGTCTGGTATCTGATGAGTTAATCATTGGTCTTGTGAAAGAGCGCATTGCTCAACCAGATTGTGTGAATGGATGTATTTTTGACGGTTTCCCTCGCACAATTCCACAAGCAGAAGCTTTGGAAAAAGAAGGTATTAATATTGATCACGTGATCGAAATTGATGTGCCTGATGAAGAAATTGTTCAACGTTTATCTGGTCGTCGTCAACACCCAGCTTCAGGTCGTGTTTATCACATTGTGTATAACCCACCAAAAGTTGAAGGTAAAGATGATGAAACAGGTGAAGATTTAGTTCAGCGTCCTGATGATCAAGAAGAAACTATTCGTAAACGTTTAGGTTCATATCATACTGAAACTGAACAACTCGTTGGTTTCTACCAAGGTCGTGCAACAGCTGGTGAAAATGCACCAACCTACAACAAATTGAACGGTTTACGTCCAATTGAAGAAGTTCAAACAGATTTGTTTGCAATTTTAGATCAATCTAAATAA
- the nth gene encoding endonuclease III, translated as MAVKNMTKKQIQTFFERLREQRPNPKTELNYSSPFELLVAVTLSAQATDVSVNKATDKLFPIANTPEAIYALGVDGLKEYIKTIGLYNSKAENVIKACKILIEKHNSIVPNNRADLEALPGVGRKTANVVLNTAFGQPTMAVDTHIFRLGNRTGLAIGKNVLEVEHRLVKVIPKEFIIDSHHWLILHGRYCCIARKPKCNECIVSDVCNWPDRFEFGAARIPTTNISTAEH; from the coding sequence ATGGCAGTAAAAAACATGACAAAAAAGCAGATTCAAACCTTTTTTGAACGCTTACGTGAACAACGTCCTAATCCAAAGACTGAACTCAACTATTCAAGCCCTTTTGAATTATTAGTAGCGGTGACGCTCTCTGCCCAAGCTACCGATGTCAGTGTAAATAAAGCGACTGATAAATTATTTCCTATAGCCAATACACCTGAAGCCATTTATGCATTAGGTGTAGATGGTCTAAAAGAATATATAAAAACCATTGGTTTATATAATTCAAAAGCAGAAAACGTGATTAAAGCATGCAAAATACTAATAGAAAAGCATAATAGTATTGTGCCAAATAACCGTGCCGATTTAGAAGCATTACCTGGTGTTGGACGTAAAACAGCAAATGTTGTTTTAAATACTGCATTTGGTCAGCCAACTATGGCTGTAGATACCCATATATTTCGTTTAGGTAATCGTACTGGTTTAGCAATCGGTAAAAATGTACTTGAAGTTGAACACCGATTAGTTAAGGTTATTCCAAAGGAATTTATTATAGATTCTCATCATTGGCTTATTTTACATGGACGCTATTGCTGCATTGCACGTAAACCAAAATGCAATGAATGTATTGTATCAGATGTATGTAATTGGCCTGATCGATTTGAGTTTGGTGCAGCTCGTATTCCAACAACAAATATTTCAACAGCTGAACATTAA
- a CDS encoding RnfABCDGE type electron transport complex subunit B — translation MNSQIALIQKIDALLPQTQCGLCGHRDGCLPYAKSIVEGEEANKCVPGGQPVADALANLLDRQQLVAEESVWPIQADGRPQRMKAIIREDECIGCTKCISACPVDAIIGSGKLMHTVLTDLCTGCELCIPPCPVDCIDLVEDLQPILNSDTRIQEQNDLRQRYYAHIQREEKRRLNRKGPVVRAEIDTELFAQFSAQSDAVPAIKVLEKPKPMAVQQDAKTTIELAKIRTQIKKLEKQLSVREDQTKRNQLEELIQKMADLGA, via the coding sequence ATGAATTCGCAAATCGCACTCATCCAAAAAATTGATGCTTTACTTCCCCAAACTCAATGTGGTTTATGTGGTCATCGTGATGGTTGTTTGCCCTATGCAAAATCTATAGTTGAAGGTGAAGAAGCCAATAAGTGCGTTCCAGGCGGGCAACCCGTAGCAGATGCACTTGCAAATTTATTAGATCGACAACAATTAGTTGCAGAAGAAAGCGTATGGCCTATCCAAGCAGATGGTCGTCCTCAGCGTATGAAAGCAATTATTCGAGAAGATGAATGTATTGGCTGTACAAAATGTATTAGTGCTTGTCCTGTAGATGCCATTATTGGTTCTGGAAAACTTATGCATACCGTCCTAACAGATCTATGTACTGGCTGTGAATTATGTATTCCTCCCTGTCCTGTAGATTGCATTGATTTAGTCGAAGATTTACAACCTATATTAAATAGTGACACTCGGATTCAAGAACAAAATGATTTACGCCAGCGGTACTATGCACATATTCAACGTGAAGAAAAACGTCGATTAAATCGTAAAGGACCTGTAGTCCGTGCAGAAATTGATACCGAGTTATTCGCACAATTTTCAGCACAATCTGATGCAGTTCCAGCAATTAAAGTACTCGAAAAGCCAAAACCAATGGCTGTGCAACAGGATGCTAAAACAACAATTGAGCTCGCAAAAATTCGTACTCAAATTAAGAAATTAGAAAAACAATTAAGTGTCCGTGAAGATCAAACTAAACGTAATCAACTTGAAGAGTTGATACAAAAAATGGCTGACTTAGGAGCATAA
- the gdhA gene encoding NADP-specific glutamate dehydrogenase — MKYNTLNDFLDYVKTRDSHQPEFLQAVEEVMTSLWPFIAKNPQYADHGLLERLVEPERAIQFRVSWVDDQGQTHVNRAFRVQYNSAIGPFKGGMRFHPSVNLSILKFLGFEQTFKNALTTLPMGGGKGGSDFDPKGKSEGEIMRFCQALMIELYRHLGSNTDIPAGDIGVGGREVGYMAGMMKKLSNDTSCVFTGKGLTFGGSLARPEATGFGTVYFAEEMLKTRGENFKDKVVAISGSGNVAQYAAEKAMFLGAKVVSLSDSNGTVYVKDGFTDELLLEVMELKNVKRGRISEFAAKHGFEYLEGQRPWSIKCDIALPCATQNELDGNDAATLLANGVICVAEGANMPSTLDAVEKFVEANILYAPGKASNAGGVATSGLEMSQNALRLGWTFEEVDERLHAIMKEIHRNCVKYGTKEDGTVNYVDGANIAGFVKVADAMLAQGVY, encoded by the coding sequence TTGAAATATAACACCCTTAACGACTTCCTAGACTACGTTAAAACACGTGATTCACATCAACCAGAATTTCTTCAAGCTGTTGAAGAAGTAATGACAAGCCTTTGGCCTTTCATTGCAAAAAATCCACAATATGCTGACCATGGTTTACTTGAGCGTTTAGTTGAACCTGAACGTGCAATTCAATTCCGTGTCTCTTGGGTAGATGATCAAGGTCAAACACATGTTAACCGTGCTTTCCGTGTTCAATACAACTCAGCAATCGGTCCATTTAAAGGTGGTATGCGTTTCCATCCATCGGTGAACCTTTCAATTCTTAAATTTTTAGGTTTTGAACAAACTTTTAAAAATGCTTTAACTACACTTCCTATGGGTGGTGGTAAAGGCGGTTCAGACTTTGATCCTAAAGGAAAGTCTGAAGGTGAAATCATGCGTTTCTGCCAAGCATTAATGATTGAGTTATATCGTCATTTAGGTTCAAACACAGATATTCCTGCTGGTGATATCGGTGTAGGCGGTCGTGAAGTTGGTTACATGGCTGGTATGATGAAAAAACTCAGCAATGACACTTCATGTGTATTCACTGGTAAAGGTTTAACTTTTGGTGGCTCTTTAGCTCGTCCAGAAGCAACTGGTTTCGGGACTGTGTATTTCGCTGAGGAAATGCTTAAGACTCGTGGTGAAAACTTTAAAGATAAAGTTGTGGCAATTTCTGGTTCTGGTAACGTTGCGCAATATGCTGCTGAAAAAGCAATGTTCCTTGGTGCTAAAGTTGTTTCATTGTCAGATTCAAATGGTACAGTTTACGTTAAAGATGGTTTCACCGATGAACTTCTTCTTGAAGTGATGGAGCTTAAAAATGTAAAACGTGGACGTATTTCTGAATTTGCAGCAAAACATGGTTTTGAATATTTAGAAGGTCAACGTCCTTGGTCAATTAAATGTGATATCGCATTGCCATGTGCAACTCAAAATGAGTTAGATGGCAATGATGCAGCAACACTTCTTGCAAATGGTGTTATTTGTGTTGCTGAGGGTGCAAACATGCCTTCAACTTTAGACGCTGTTGAGAAATTTGTTGAAGCAAATATTCTTTATGCACCAGGTAAAGCATCAAATGCTGGTGGTGTAGCAACTTCTGGTCTTGAAATGTCTCAAAATGCTTTACGTTTAGGATGGACTTTTGAAGAAGTTGATGAGCGTTTACATGCAATCATGAAAGAAATTCATCGTAACTGTGTTAAATACGGTACGAAAGAAGATGGTACTGTTAACTATGTTGATGGTGCGAATATTGCAGGTTTTGTAAAAGTTGCTGATGCAATGCTTGCTCAAGGTGTTTACTAA
- a CDS encoding META and DUF4377 domain-containing protein, with product MKFKLMTLAFLPLALAACQSTGVISTNYTTSTQKLDKVLTNYQWETITSPNLKPIILNFNPSNRLSISTSCNTLGSSWKVNKNQLELGSGMGTLMACDTEATKQEQFAAQLLTNQKIPFSIDLKNIDAPTLTLTSAQGSAITFTGKMTPEAKYQIQAETIFLEISPEMKDCAGVTPQKCLLVREIKYDEKGLRTHIDKDWSLFYSPIENFAHRNDLQQIIRLKRYEIKNPAADQSKYAYIYDMTVESKETKKTLP from the coding sequence ATGAAATTTAAATTAATGACTTTAGCTTTTTTGCCTTTGGCATTAGCCGCTTGTCAATCGACTGGTGTAATTTCAACAAACTATACAACATCAACTCAAAAGCTTGACAAAGTTTTAACCAATTATCAATGGGAAACAATCACAAGCCCTAACCTTAAACCTATTATTTTAAATTTTAATCCATCAAATCGTTTAAGTATTTCTACAAGCTGTAATACTTTAGGTAGTTCATGGAAAGTAAATAAAAACCAACTAGAACTAGGAAGTGGTATGGGCACACTCATGGCCTGTGACACTGAAGCAACAAAACAAGAGCAATTTGCAGCACAACTATTAACCAATCAAAAAATTCCTTTTTCTATTGATTTAAAGAATATTGATGCACCAACATTAACATTGACCTCAGCACAAGGATCAGCTATTACTTTTACAGGCAAAATGACCCCTGAAGCGAAGTATCAAATACAAGCTGAAACTATTTTTTTAGAGATTTCTCCTGAAATGAAAGACTGTGCAGGTGTTACTCCACAAAAATGCTTACTTGTACGAGAAATTAAATATGATGAAAAAGGCTTAAGAACACACATAGATAAAGATTGGTCTTTATTTTATAGCCCAATTGAAAACTTCGCACACCGTAATGATTTACAGCAAATTATTCGCTTAAAGCGCTATGAAATAAAAAATCCTGCCGCAGATCAATCTAAATATGCTTATATTTATGATATGACGGTCGAAAGTAAAGAAACAAAAAAAACACTTCCGTAA
- a CDS encoding dioxygenase: protein MNLQTLPGLFISHGSPMLALNPEQVGPALERLSLNLPKPQAIIVMSAHWESESLEVNTGTRPETWHDFRGFPQELYELRYPAPGHPELAEKILNILADAGFAAHANSSRPRDHGVWMPLLHMYPKADIPVIEISLPTTMSAQDIYKIGQSLAIFREQQILIIGSGSITHNLRELSWDGGSNAIPEWASTFRNYVVNKLNHRDFDAVLHWENLPFVQRNHPTIEHLEPLFFSMGTGQLFNVVHSSFTMGALGMDIYRFD, encoded by the coding sequence ATGAATTTACAAACGCTTCCTGGGTTATTCATCTCTCATGGATCGCCTATGCTTGCACTGAATCCAGAACAAGTTGGTCCTGCATTAGAACGCCTCAGCTTAAATTTACCTAAACCTCAAGCGATAATCGTCATGTCTGCTCATTGGGAAAGTGAGTCTTTAGAAGTAAATACTGGAACTAGACCTGAGACTTGGCATGATTTTAGAGGCTTCCCTCAAGAACTATATGAACTACGCTATCCTGCTCCTGGTCATCCAGAACTGGCTGAAAAAATTTTAAATATCTTAGCCGATGCCGGATTTGCAGCGCATGCAAATAGCTCTCGTCCTCGTGATCATGGTGTGTGGATGCCCCTGCTACACATGTATCCAAAAGCAGATATTCCAGTCATTGAAATATCACTTCCAACTACAATGTCCGCACAAGATATATATAAAATAGGTCAAAGTTTAGCAATCTTTAGAGAGCAACAAATTCTGATTATTGGTTCTGGAAGTATTACCCATAATTTACGTGAATTATCATGGGATGGGGGCTCAAATGCCATTCCTGAGTGGGCTTCTACTTTCCGCAATTATGTCGTAAATAAGCTTAACCATCGTGATTTTGACGCCGTTTTACATTGGGAAAATCTTCCTTTTGTTCAACGTAATCATCCGACTATTGAACATTTAGAACCTTTATTTTTTTCAATGGGTACAGGTCAACTCTTCAATGTTGTGCATAGTAGCTTTACGATGGGTGCATTAGGAATGGATATTTATCGCTTCGATTAA
- the rlmH gene encoding 23S rRNA (pseudouridine(1915)-N(3))-methyltransferase RlmH, giving the protein MKIRILTIGQKMPAWVLTGFEDYFKRIQPFVQTQIIELPMAKRGKNDSEADILKYRQIEGDSILNALKQNEILIALEVGGREFSTEKLADTMKSWMLEGHDVALAIGGPDGHSEAVRKAAAWHWSLSKLTLPHPLVRVMLIEQLYRAMSINHNHPYHRAG; this is encoded by the coding sequence ATGAAAATACGCATCTTGACAATTGGTCAAAAAATGCCTGCATGGGTTCTCACTGGTTTTGAAGATTATTTCAAACGCATTCAACCTTTTGTTCAAACACAAATTATTGAATTACCTATGGCAAAACGAGGTAAAAATGACTCAGAAGCTGATATTTTAAAATACCGTCAAATTGAAGGTGATAGTATTCTAAATGCATTAAAGCAAAATGAAATTTTGATTGCCTTAGAAGTAGGTGGTCGTGAATTTAGTACTGAAAAACTTGCCGACACTATGAAATCATGGATGCTAGAAGGTCATGATGTTGCGCTTGCTATTGGTGGTCCAGATGGTCACTCTGAAGCTGTTCGTAAAGCTGCGGCATGGCATTGGTCTTTATCAAAATTAACACTTCCTCATCCTCTTGTTCGAGTCATGTTAATTGAGCAACTATACCGTGCTATGAGCATTAATCACAATCATCCTTATCATCGTGCAGGATAA